One genomic segment of Ictalurus punctatus breed USDA103 chromosome 4, Coco_2.0, whole genome shotgun sequence includes these proteins:
- the ppp1r15b gene encoding protein phosphatase 1 regulatory subunit 15B isoform X2: protein MKSVIGKAIERSAMQRFSHSGMALLPWTRQILTVLWENVRLMLQVICCSLMAVFQMFRFELHLRITDDTGEHIQHMTNAHGDTEGFLLSSLFESNKNVVVAGPNPLSRFNKDPFNLNSHSRSVLSSLVNDDLCCSLVDNLVSCATECLNENEDVCVGEQFGWKHRFDWNFHTGLEGRVDEECLPTLYGNEVQKQSDCCTGVECNWSRLSFKSQSSDSEFSWGSSDSSSIDREREDSDGLWDLLRCSNDPYHPLHFTACMSSAVANRQRTQPGSSLQRNEFTSTPSSVFCFSDSSEQGNTETVNSEDEEEALWKSLSWDDDPYHPLNFRAPLSSAHAFTDSHEKGPKTSRDSTSTRCPKPILMQRQVFSHRCPQMCVEKPAKVPWKRPINKTVDASMTKKISTVKRVKFSPVVQIHKMRAWSFALQACRKGPWEEHARDRDRFQRRILETEQAIGYCFMRSHRDKFFIYHQSTLTK from the exons ATGAAAAGCGTGATTGGAAAGGCGATAGAGCGAAGCGCGATGCAGCGCTTTAGCCACAGTGGCATGGCGCTTTTACCGTGGACCAGACAGATCCTGACAGTACTGTGGGAAAACGTCCGCTTAATGCTTCAAGTCATCTGCTGCAGCTTAATGGCAG TTTTCCAGATGTTCAGGTTTGAACTTCACCTGCGCATCACAGATGACACAGGAGAACATATTCAGCACATGACGAATGCCCATGGTGATACCGAAGGTTTTCTCCTGTCATCACTGTTTGAAAGTAACAAGAATGTTGTAGTGGCAGGTCCAAATCCGCTGTCAAGGTTTAACAAGGATCCTTTCAACCTAAATTCACATTCCAGGTCTGTTCTGTCCAGTCTTGTGAATGACGATCTCTGCTGCTCATTGGTGGACAATTTAGTATCGTGTGCAACTGAGTGTCTCAATGAAAATGAAGATGTATGTGTAGGAGAGCAGTTTGGCTGGAAGCACAGGTTTGACTGGAATTTTCATACAGGTTTAGAGGGTAGAGTAGATGAAGAATGTCTACCAACTCTTTATGGAAATGAGGTTCAGAAACAGAGTGATTGTTGTACAGGAGTGGAATGTAATTGGTCAAGGTTAAGTTTCAAAAGTCAAAGTTCAGATAGCGAGTTCAGCTGGGGTAGCTCAGATAGTTCTTCCatagatagagagcgagaggacAGTGATGGGCTCTGGGATCTTCTTAGGTGTTCCAACGATCCATACCACCCACTGCACTTCACAGCATGTATGTCCAGTGCAGTTGCTAATAGACAGAGAACACAACCAGGATCAAGTCTGCAAAGAAATGAGTTCACATCAACACCATCTAGTGTGTTCTGTTTCTCAGATTCTAGTGAGCAAGGAAACACTGAGACTGTCAACTCGGAAGATGAAGAAGAGGCATTGTGGAAGTCTCTGTCTTGGGATGATGACCCTTACCACCCATTGAATTTTAGAGCTCCTCTCAGCAGTGCACACGCATTTACAGACTCCCATGAGAAAGGCCCTAAAACATCCAGAGACTCCACAAGCACTAGATGTCCCAAGCCAATTTTGATGCAAAGGCAAGTTTTCAGTCACCGGTGTCCTCAGATGTGTGTGGAGAAGCCAGCTAAAGTGCCCTGGAAAAGGCCCATAAATAAGACTGTTGATGCCAGCATGACAAAGAAAATTTCTACTGTGAAaagg GTGAAATTCTCTCCAGTTGTACAAATTCACAAGATGAGAGCTTGGTCATTTGCTCTTCAAGCATGCCGTAAGGGGCCATGGGAGGAGCACGCTCGGGATAGGGACCGTTTCCAGAGGAGAATTTTGGAAACAGAGCAGGCCATCGGATATTGTTTCATGAGGTCACACAGAGATAAGTTTTTTATCTATCACCAAAGTACACTAACCAAATAA
- the ppp1r15b gene encoding protein phosphatase 1 regulatory subunit 15B isoform X1 — protein sequence MKSVIGKAIERSAMQRFSHSGMALLPWTRQILTVLWENVRLMLQVICCSLMAVFQMFRFELHLRITDDTGEHIQHMTNAHGDTEGFLLSSLFESNKNVVVAGPNPLSRFNKDPFNLNSHSRSVLSSLVNDDLCCSLVDNLVSCATECLNENEDVCVGEQFGWKHRFDWNFHTGLEGRVDEECLPTLYGNEVQKQSDCCTGVECNWSRLSFKSQSSDSEFSWGSSDSSSIDREREDSDGLWDLLRCSNDPYHPLHFTACMSSAVANRQRTQPGSSLQRNEFTSTPSSVFCFSDSSEQGNTETVNSEDEEEALWKSLSWDDDPYHPLNFRAPLSSAHAFTDSHEKGPKTSRDSTSTRCPKPILMQRQVFSHRCPQMCVEKPAKVPWKRPINKTVDASMTKKISTVKRVKFSPVVQIHKMRAWSFALQACRKGPWEEHARDRDRFQRRILETEQAIGYCFMSSFIHRSTHSVYVAQYTSGFFLIQDIPYCCIGYAQSLCNASNLFSLFSQLQNGLIYSHRQLSGLHVGLSFLTTCSLDR from the exons ATGAAAAGCGTGATTGGAAAGGCGATAGAGCGAAGCGCGATGCAGCGCTTTAGCCACAGTGGCATGGCGCTTTTACCGTGGACCAGACAGATCCTGACAGTACTGTGGGAAAACGTCCGCTTAATGCTTCAAGTCATCTGCTGCAGCTTAATGGCAG TTTTCCAGATGTTCAGGTTTGAACTTCACCTGCGCATCACAGATGACACAGGAGAACATATTCAGCACATGACGAATGCCCATGGTGATACCGAAGGTTTTCTCCTGTCATCACTGTTTGAAAGTAACAAGAATGTTGTAGTGGCAGGTCCAAATCCGCTGTCAAGGTTTAACAAGGATCCTTTCAACCTAAATTCACATTCCAGGTCTGTTCTGTCCAGTCTTGTGAATGACGATCTCTGCTGCTCATTGGTGGACAATTTAGTATCGTGTGCAACTGAGTGTCTCAATGAAAATGAAGATGTATGTGTAGGAGAGCAGTTTGGCTGGAAGCACAGGTTTGACTGGAATTTTCATACAGGTTTAGAGGGTAGAGTAGATGAAGAATGTCTACCAACTCTTTATGGAAATGAGGTTCAGAAACAGAGTGATTGTTGTACAGGAGTGGAATGTAATTGGTCAAGGTTAAGTTTCAAAAGTCAAAGTTCAGATAGCGAGTTCAGCTGGGGTAGCTCAGATAGTTCTTCCatagatagagagcgagaggacAGTGATGGGCTCTGGGATCTTCTTAGGTGTTCCAACGATCCATACCACCCACTGCACTTCACAGCATGTATGTCCAGTGCAGTTGCTAATAGACAGAGAACACAACCAGGATCAAGTCTGCAAAGAAATGAGTTCACATCAACACCATCTAGTGTGTTCTGTTTCTCAGATTCTAGTGAGCAAGGAAACACTGAGACTGTCAACTCGGAAGATGAAGAAGAGGCATTGTGGAAGTCTCTGTCTTGGGATGATGACCCTTACCACCCATTGAATTTTAGAGCTCCTCTCAGCAGTGCACACGCATTTACAGACTCCCATGAGAAAGGCCCTAAAACATCCAGAGACTCCACAAGCACTAGATGTCCCAAGCCAATTTTGATGCAAAGGCAAGTTTTCAGTCACCGGTGTCCTCAGATGTGTGTGGAGAAGCCAGCTAAAGTGCCCTGGAAAAGGCCCATAAATAAGACTGTTGATGCCAGCATGACAAAGAAAATTTCTACTGTGAAaagg GTGAAATTCTCTCCAGTTGTACAAATTCACAAGATGAGAGCTTGGTCATTTGCTCTTCAAGCATGCCGTAAGGGGCCATGGGAGGAGCACGCTCGGGATAGGGACCGTTTCCAGAGGAGAATTTTGGAAACAGAGCAGGCCATCGGATATTGTTTCATGAG ctcatTCATTCATCGGTCAACCCATTCGGTAtatgttgctcagtacaccagtggtttctttcttattcaggacattccatattgttgtattggctatgcccaaagTCTGTGCAATGCCTCTAATTTATTTTCCctattttctcagcttcaaaatggcttgatttactcccatagacagctctctggtcttcatgttggcttatcctttttaacaacatgcAGTCTtgacaggtga